Proteins encoded in a region of the Populus nigra chromosome 3, ddPopNigr1.1, whole genome shotgun sequence genome:
- the LOC133690280 gene encoding protein LURP-one-related 6 isoform X2 — MHLPRMNGQLLRNTKSKACQTFERSKNINYIVVLSLFVCINRFLYCNKERARSSLLERRRRQLQERHRFKMCMAAAKADAMPIISKLYCSSSQAVLVVRKRPHVVSGGGFVVTDCSQKVVFRVDGCGVSGSEGELILRDSSGEALLLIRRKGGMVQALSIHRKWKGYTFDYEGSQKLVFSLKEPNFSCLVRNNAIRVSTEPRRSNKDWDFEIKGYFPDRSCSIVDSLGNIVAQFLIISMVNRQGADPEVVQM, encoded by the exons ATGCATCTGCCACGCATGAATGGGCAACTTCTACGTAACACAAAGTCAAAAGCTTGCCAAACCTTTGAACGtagcaaaaacataaattacattGTTGTTCTCTCCCTTTTCGTTTGTATAAATAGATTCTTGTATTGCAACAAGGAACGTGCAAGAAGCTCATTATTGGAGAGAAGAAGGAGACAGCTTCAAGAAAGACACAGGTTTAAGATGTGTATGGCTGCAGCAAAGGCAGATGCCATGCCGATCATAAGCAAGTTATATTGTTCGTCTTCTCAAGCAGTGCTTGTAGTTAGGAAAAGGCCTCATGTGGTCAGCGGAGGGGGTTTTGTAGTCACAGATTGTAGCCAAAAGGTTGTTTTTAGGGTTGATGGATGTGGAGTTAGTGGCTCAGAAGGGGAATTAATATTACGTGACAGTAGTGGTGAAGCCTTGCTACTTATTCGTCGAAAG GGAGGCATGGTTCAGGCCTTAAGCATCCATAGGAAATGGAAAGGTTACACTTTTGACTATGAAGGATCACAGAAGCTGGTTTTCAGTTTAAAGGAACCAAACTTCTCTTGTTTGGTAAGGAACAATGCAATCAGAGTTTCCACTGAGCCTAGAAGAAGCAACAAAGACTGGGACTTTGAGATCAAAGGTTATTTTCCTGATCGGTCTTGTAGCATTGTTGACTCCTTGGGCAATATTGTAGCTCAG TTCTTGATTATATCTATGGTGAATCGACAAGGTGCTGATCCAGAAGTTGTTCAGATGTGA
- the LOC133690280 gene encoding protein LURP-one-related 6 isoform X1, translated as MHLPRMNGQLLRNTKSKACQTFERSKNINYIVVLSLFVCINRFLYCNKERARSSLLERRRRQLQERHRFKMCMAAAKADAMPIISKLYCSSSQAVLVVRKRPHVVSGGGFVVTDCSQKVVFRVDGCGVSGSEGELILRDSSGEALLLIRRKGGMVQALSIHRKWKGYTFDYEGSQKLVFSLKEPNFSCLVRNNAIRVSTEPRRSNKDWDFEIKGYFPDRSCSIVDSLGNIVAQIGINKEVDQLMANKDLYHVVVRPGIDQVFTFGVIAVLDYIYGESTRC; from the exons ATGCATCTGCCACGCATGAATGGGCAACTTCTACGTAACACAAAGTCAAAAGCTTGCCAAACCTTTGAACGtagcaaaaacataaattacattGTTGTTCTCTCCCTTTTCGTTTGTATAAATAGATTCTTGTATTGCAACAAGGAACGTGCAAGAAGCTCATTATTGGAGAGAAGAAGGAGACAGCTTCAAGAAAGACACAGGTTTAAGATGTGTATGGCTGCAGCAAAGGCAGATGCCATGCCGATCATAAGCAAGTTATATTGTTCGTCTTCTCAAGCAGTGCTTGTAGTTAGGAAAAGGCCTCATGTGGTCAGCGGAGGGGGTTTTGTAGTCACAGATTGTAGCCAAAAGGTTGTTTTTAGGGTTGATGGATGTGGAGTTAGTGGCTCAGAAGGGGAATTAATATTACGTGACAGTAGTGGTGAAGCCTTGCTACTTATTCGTCGAAAG GGAGGCATGGTTCAGGCCTTAAGCATCCATAGGAAATGGAAAGGTTACACTTTTGACTATGAAGGATCACAGAAGCTGGTTTTCAGTTTAAAGGAACCAAACTTCTCTTGTTTGGTAAGGAACAATGCAATCAGAGTTTCCACTGAGCCTAGAAGAAGCAACAAAGACTGGGACTTTGAGATCAAAGGTTATTTTCCTGATCGGTCTTGTAGCATTGTTGACTCCTTGGGCAATATTGTAGCTCAG ATTGGAATCAATAAGGAAGTAGACCAGTTGATGGCAAACAAGGATCTCTATCATGTAGTTGTAAGACCAGGCATTGATCAGGTTTTCACTTTCGGTGTCATTGCAGTTCTTGATTATATCTATGGTGAATCGACAAGGTGCTGA
- the LOC133688304 gene encoding copper transporter 5, with the protein MMHMTLYWGIKVTLLFDSWKTDSWFSYLLSLLACFLFSAFYQYLEDRRIRFKAIAVSNPPQQPTPVNAPLLTPKRRASSAKFATALLFGINSAIGYLLMLAIMSFNGGVFLAIVLGLTVGYVLFRSGDEEVVVLDNPCACA; encoded by the coding sequence atgatgCACATGACCTTGTACTGGGGCATAAAAGTGACCCTCCTCTTCGATTCCTGGAAAACAGATTCTTGGTTCAGTTACCTCCTTTCTTTACTTGCTTGTTTCCTCTTCTCTGCCTTCTACCAATACTTGGAAGATCGTCGCATCCGATTCAAGGCCATCGCTGTCTCCAACCCTCCCCAGCAACCAACACCTGTCAACGCCCCTCTTCTCACCCCTAAACGACGCGCCAGTTCAGCCAAATTCGCCACCGCTTTGTTGTTCGGGATCAACTCGGCCATCGGGTATTTGTTGATGTTGGCTATCATGTCCTTTAATGGGGGAGTGTTTTTGGCTATTGTTTTGGGTTTGACTGTTGGGTATGTATTGTTCAGGAGTGGAGATGAAGAGGTTGTTGTTCTCGATAATCCATGTGCTTGTGCTTGA
- the LOC133688977 gene encoding uncharacterized protein LOC133688977 has product MAVASSDTQSPPLAKSSPQLEVESVKCHSCGFTEDCTPPQISRVRERYQGRWICGLCVEAVKDEVLRSDRHISTEEALNRHITFCKDFRSSSTDPLNQTEHPILVMSRILRRSLDSPRALRSDSSSALPAVDKIDGSSLVQSGICFSALSR; this is encoded by the coding sequence ATGGCAGTTGCAAGCTCAGATACCCAATCACCTCCACTAGCAAAATCAAGTCCTCAACTTGAAGTAGAGTCAGTCAAATGCCACTCTTGTGGATTCACTGAAGATTGCACTCCTCCTCAAATTTCACGCGTTCGTGAGCGATACCAAGGCCGCTGGATTTGTGGGCTTTGTGTGGAGGCGGTTAAAGATGAAGTACTGAGATCAGACAGGCATATCTCCACCGAAGAAGCCTTAAACAGACACATCACTTTTTGCAAAGACTTTAGGTCCTCAAGCACTGATCCCCTGAATCAAACAGAGCATCCCATCCTTGTCATGAGCAGGATTCTTCGAAGGAGTTTGGATTCTCCGCGAGCTCTTCGATCCGATTCTAGCAGTGCTTTGCCTGCTGTTGATAAGATTGATGGGTCTTCCTTGGTTCAATCAGGGATTTGTTTCTCTGCTTTATCTCGTTGA